TGCCAGGGAAGGAGATGTGTTGTCCGTGATAAGCCATCTGTTAAGAAAGTATAAACGCCAAAAAGCCCTCCAAAACCGATGCACCCTGTGAGGAGAGTTAGGATGACTTGAGGGTGAAAAATATCGGTAATACCCTTCCGAAGATCTGCTTTGTCCTTGTCTTCAATGGAAGGAAAGAGAAAGAACATGAGAATAAAGCAGAGGACACTTAAGCAGGCAATCGTTCCATAAATAAATCGCCAGCTAATTTGATCCGATGCGTAGGTACATAATGGCGCACCAACGATAGTTGAGAGCATGATGCCGGAAAGAACTAGACCAATTGTCCGTCCACGTCTTTCAGGTGGCGCAAGCGAAGCTGCAGCTAAGGCGGCAGTTCCAAAAAAAGCACCATGAGGAAGCCCTGTTATAAAACGTGAAACTTCAACAAGGATCAGGTTAGGTGAAAGCACTGTTGCTGTATTTCCAACGGCAAAAATTGCCATGAGGAGAAGTAAAACTTTTCTCTTATTCATTCCATTCGCAATGATAGCGAAGAGAGGTGCGCCAATAACGACACCCAGAGCATAAGCTCCAATGGCATTACTTGCCTCTGCAATATTGATATGCAGAGATTTTGCAAAATGGGGCAAAAGTCCCATTATGGTAAATTCGCCTGTTCCAATGACAAATGTGCCAAGTAACAGGCAAATAATCGCGTCTCTGAGTTTATGAGAAAAATAAGATTCAGATGTCATATAGACAATCCATTATCATCAAGAGAGAAGGAAAAATAATCGATAAACAGAAGGGACATTATGGACTAATATCTTTCTTAGTCAAAGAGAAACTTGACGAAATACGTTCAGATCTGTTAAGGGCTAATGTATCGCTGGGAAAGTGAAAGTGTATATTAACGATAAAAGCTTTCTGCTTCATTCATGCTTTAGACTGAAAACATGATGAAGACTACCGGTTCAATAAAATGATGTTTAGCATCGAAAATAAGAATAGGGACATTATGTCAAAACGTTTAGCAAGTAAGTATAAAATTAACCGCCGTT
The genomic region above belongs to Acetobacteraceae bacterium and contains:
- a CDS encoding MFS transporter, which gives rise to MTSESYFSHKLRDAIICLLLGTFVIGTGEFTIMGLLPHFAKSLHINIAEASNAIGAYALGVVIGAPLFAIIANGMNKRKVLLLLMAIFAVGNTATVLSPNLILVEVSRFITGLPHGAFFGTAALAAASLAPPERRGRTIGLVLSGIMLSTIVGAPLCTYASDQISWRFIYGTIACLSVLCFILMFFLFPSIEDKDKADLRKGITDIFHPQVILTLLTGCIGFGGLFGVYTFLTDGLSRTTHLLPWQVTACQALWGFGMLCGNNLGGAISDRNINYAVIGGLVLSLPLLLGYSLALPHIYFIIPICLLLPITINMLVPALQARLMDCAGEAQVLAASLNHAAFNLANAIGSMFGAFLIAKHFGLGSPGWGGAVLSIGGLIFYGLALVLLKQGKQHSAS